One window of the Crassaminicella thermophila genome contains the following:
- a CDS encoding molybdopterin-binding protein, whose translation MKKIPVKETIGSVLCHDITQIIPGKIKDRAFKKGHIIKKEDIPLLLSLGKDHIYVWEKKEGVLHENEAAERLRKLTAGAGITFSEVKEGKINFIAEYDGLLKINKELLYKLNSIGEMILVTLHNNYPVRKGKKVAGTRVIPLVIEEEKIKRAEEIIGNEKIVQVIPYKQMKVGIVTTGNEIYYGRIKDAFGAVIRKKMEEYDCEVLGQTILPDDPDKIRNAIESWIEKGADMVVCTGGMSVDPDDVTPTAIEKTGGEIITYGSPILPGAMFLLAYKKDIPILGLPGCVMYAKRTVFDLILPRLLIKERLKASDIAKYGHGGFCMECEVCRFPDCTFGKGV comes from the coding sequence ATGAAAAAAATTCCTGTTAAAGAGACAATTGGTTCAGTTTTATGCCATGATATTACACAGATTATTCCTGGTAAAATAAAGGACAGGGCTTTTAAAAAAGGACACATCATTAAAAAGGAAGATATACCTTTATTGCTTTCTTTAGGAAAAGACCATATTTATGTATGGGAGAAAAAAGAAGGGGTTTTACATGAAAATGAAGCAGCAGAGCGATTAAGGAAATTAACTGCTGGAGCAGGTATTACATTTAGTGAAGTAAAAGAAGGAAAAATTAATTTTATTGCAGAATACGATGGTCTTTTAAAAATTAATAAAGAATTATTGTATAAGTTAAATTCAATAGGAGAAATGATCCTAGTTACACTGCATAATAACTATCCTGTAAGGAAAGGAAAGAAAGTAGCAGGAACAAGAGTTATTCCCCTTGTAATCGAAGAAGAAAAAATAAAAAGAGCAGAAGAGATTATAGGAAATGAAAAAATCGTACAAGTTATTCCCTATAAACAAATGAAAGTGGGAATTGTTACAACAGGGAATGAAATATATTATGGAAGAATTAAAGATGCTTTTGGAGCTGTTATTCGAAAAAAAATGGAAGAATATGATTGCGAAGTACTTGGGCAAACGATTTTACCAGACGATCCAGATAAAATAAGAAATGCCATTGAAAGCTGGATTGAAAAAGGAGCAGATATGGTTGTTTGTACAGGAGGTATGTCAGTGGACCCAGATGATGTAACACCAACAGCTATCGAAAAAACAGGAGGCGAAATTATTACATATGGTTCACCTATATTGCCTGGGGCAATGTTTTTATTAGCTTATAAAAAGGATATTCCAATTTTAGGATTACCAGGATGTGTTATGTATGCAAAAAGAACAGTATTTGATCTTATACTTCCAAGATTATTGATAAAAGAAAGACTTAAAGCAAGTGACATAGCTAAATATGGGCATGGAGGATTTTGTATGGAATGTGAAGTATGTAGATTTCCTGATTGTACATTCGGAAAAGGGGTATAG
- a CDS encoding ATP-binding cassette domain-containing protein produces the protein MLNIEHIYKTLGEFQLKDINFKIKKGEYFVILGPTGTGKSVILETIAGMYKPDKGKIYFDGKEINNLYPEDREVGFVYQDYLLFPHLSVRENIVFGLKRKKFSKKEIKKKLYNIASNFQIEHLLDRKPKTLSGGEQQRVAIARALITSPKILLFDEPLSALDPSTKKKFIDILKEIHKKTESIIIHVTHDFYEALELADKIAVMNKGNMVQIGTPDEIFYKSNSSFVKNFIGVVPFEKRINYVV, from the coding sequence ATGTTAAATATTGAACATATATATAAAACTTTAGGAGAATTTCAATTAAAAGATATAAATTTCAAAATAAAAAAAGGAGAATATTTTGTAATATTAGGACCTACTGGAACAGGAAAGAGTGTTATATTAGAAACCATCGCTGGTATGTATAAACCTGATAAAGGAAAGATATATTTTGATGGAAAAGAAATAAATAATTTGTATCCAGAGGATAGAGAAGTTGGATTTGTATATCAAGATTATTTGCTATTTCCACATTTATCTGTGAGAGAAAACATAGTTTTTGGTTTAAAGAGAAAAAAATTTTCTAAAAAAGAAATAAAAAAAAAGTTATATAATATTGCTTCAAACTTTCAAATTGAACATCTATTAGACAGAAAGCCAAAGACTTTAAGTGGTGGAGAACAGCAGAGAGTTGCTATTGCTAGAGCTTTAATTACATCGCCTAAAATACTCCTATTTGATGAACCTTTAAGTGCATTGGACCCTTCTACAAAGAAAAAATTTATTGATATTTTAAAAGAAATACACAAAAAAACAGAAAGCATCATTATACATGTAACTCATGATTTTTATGAAGCATTGGAGTTAGCAGATAAAATAGCAGTAATGAACAAAGGAAATATGGTTCAAATTGGAACACCTGATGAAATATTTTATAAATCCAATTCAAGCTTTGTAAAAAATTTTATAGGGGTAGTACCATTTGAGAAAAGAATAAACTACGTTGTTTAA
- a CDS encoding ABC transporter permease — protein sequence MEKRRKGYNILFKGVILIFTVLLMTFVILSVLMVFIKGIPNLKESFQTTEIKFALKLSLFTSFISTILCIIFAVPIGYGLARFSFLGKKIVNAVFNIPMALPPIVAGISLLILFGNTGFGNFLENLGLKFIFTVKGIILVQFFINVPYTIRIVKSTIQNIDPRIEFISRTLGCTNLTSFMTITLPLAKNGILASIIITWARALGDFGAVLMIAGATRMKTETLPTSIYLNMSCGDLNTALSVASILIIISLISLFIFELLGEKYL from the coding sequence ATGGAGAAGAGACGTAAAGGTTATAATATTTTATTTAAAGGAGTTATTTTAATATTTACGGTGCTTTTAATGACATTTGTTATTTTATCTGTTCTAATGGTTTTTATAAAAGGGATACCGAATTTAAAAGAGAGCTTTCAAACAACTGAAATAAAATTTGCATTGAAATTAAGTCTTTTTACTTCATTTATATCTACCATATTATGTATAATCTTTGCAGTTCCAATAGGCTATGGATTAGCAAGATTTAGTTTTTTAGGTAAAAAAATTGTTAATGCTGTGTTTAATATTCCAATGGCACTTCCTCCAATTGTAGCAGGGATTTCTTTACTTATTCTTTTTGGGAACACAGGATTTGGTAATTTTTTAGAAAACTTAGGGTTAAAATTCATATTTACAGTAAAAGGAATAATCCTAGTTCAGTTTTTTATAAATGTTCCCTACACAATAAGGATTGTAAAATCAACCATACAAAATATTGATCCTCGAATAGAGTTTATATCAAGGACTTTAGGATGTACAAATTTGACTTCATTTATGACTATAACCTTGCCATTGGCAAAGAACGGGATATTGGCAAGTATTATTATTACATGGGCAAGAGCGTTAGGGGATTTTGGTGCTGTTTTGATGATAGCAGGTGCTACAAGAATGAAAACAGAAACTCTTCCAACTTCCATATACTTAAATATGTCTTGTGGTGATTTAAATACCGCACTATCTGTTGCCTCCATACTCATTATAATATCATTAATATCGTTATTTATTTTTGAACTCCTTGGGGAAAAATATTTATAG
- the modA gene encoding molybdate ABC transporter substrate-binding protein: MDKIKTIICFTMISILLLGCSSIKQDNVQTKTLQVYSGAGLRKPMDELGKIFKEKYNIEVQYTYGGSAQILSQIELSRKGDVFIPGSSFYYEEADKKGLVGERYNVAYHIPVLVVPKNNPAEIKSIKDLGKEDVKVVLGDEKACAIGKVSRKILEKEHLYEKVSKNKVASTATVNELLVYISMKQADATIMWEDNLNDAEDVKIIEIPKEKNIIKTIPISTIRNSLNKDLAQEFVDFVVSHKGKNIFEKYGFQIID, translated from the coding sequence ATGGATAAAATAAAAACGATAATTTGTTTTACTATGATTTCTATTTTACTTTTAGGTTGTAGCAGTATAAAACAAGATAATGTGCAAACGAAAACATTACAAGTTTATAGTGGTGCAGGATTAAGAAAACCTATGGATGAACTAGGAAAAATTTTTAAAGAAAAATACAATATTGAAGTGCAGTATACTTATGGAGGCTCGGCACAAATTTTAAGTCAAATAGAATTAAGCAGGAAAGGAGATGTATTTATTCCTGGGTCATCCTTTTATTATGAAGAAGCTGACAAAAAAGGGTTAGTTGGTGAAAGATATAATGTAGCATATCATATTCCTGTGCTTGTAGTTCCAAAGAATAATCCAGCAGAAATCAAAAGCATAAAAGATTTAGGGAAAGAAGATGTAAAAGTAGTATTAGGAGATGAAAAAGCTTGTGCTATAGGTAAAGTAAGTAGAAAAATATTAGAGAAAGAGCATTTATATGAGAAAGTAAGCAAAAATAAGGTAGCTTCTACAGCTACGGTTAATGAACTTTTGGTATATATATCCATGAAGCAGGCAGATGCAACCATTATGTGGGAAGATAATTTAAATGATGCTGAGGATGTAAAAATTATAGAAATACCAAAGGAGAAAAATATTATAAAAACAATTCCTATTTCGACTATAAGAAATTCATTAAATAAAGATCTAGCACAAGAATTTGTAGATTTTGTGGTTAGTCATAAAGGAAAAAATATATTTGAAAAGTATGGATTTCAAATAATTGATTAA